The following is a genomic window from Chitinophaga caseinilytica.
CGGAACGGTGTAGTTGAGGCGCAGGTCGGTAACGGCGTAGCCATCGAGCCGGCGGTTTTTATCGCCTGAATTGTCGAGGTACTGCGGGCCTACGCCTTTCTCCACGAGGTCTGCCGAAAACCCTTTGAACGGCCGGAACGTCAGCGTAGCGCCGCCCACGAAAGAAGGGGAGAACGCGATTTCCGTGCTTTCGTATGTCTGCGGTTTCTGGCCGCCGTTGTCCCAATCGTCGAGGTACTCGGTGAATGCGCTGAGCCGGTTGCGGCTGAAAGCAGCGTTCGCCTGAACGGTGAACCATGCGGCGGGCGTGTATTGTCCTTCCACTTCGATCCCCAGGCGATAGCTTTCCGGGATGTTGGTGCGGGCATAAGCGCCCACATCGTTGATGCGGCCGGTGGGCACGAGCTGGTTGCGGTAGTTCATGTAGTACACGTTCGCCTGAACGCCGGCGTTGGCGCCGCGCCAAACGTAGCCTGCTTCCAGGTTGCGGAGGGTTTCATGCAGCGGGGCCTGCGCGCCGCCCACTTCGAAATCGTCGCGGTTCGGTTCCTTGTTGCCGATGGCGTAAGAAGCGTATACGTGCTGTTTTTCGTTGATGGTGAAAGTGGCGCCGCCTTTGGGATTGAAGAAATCGTATTTCTTATGTTGACGGATGCCCGGGTTCTTGCGGAAGCCGTCGAGTTCGTAGTTGACGTGCCTGTATTGCAGGTCGGCAAAGAGTTTCAGCTTGCTGGTCACCGCGTATTCACCTTTCCAGTATACGTTCAGGTCGGTCTTGAGCGCGTCGAGGTCATACCAGCGGAAGTCTTTATCGAACCCGCCTTTTTCCGCCCAGATCACTTTGCCATAGTGGTTTCCTTCGTACTTGTTCCAGCCGCCGCCTGCCGTCCAGGTGAATTTTTTGAGGTCGTGACGGATGGAAAAGATGCCGCCATAGAAGTGGTTGTCGAGCCACAACTGGCGGATAAGGTCGCTTTGGTGGGTGGTATCGCCATCGTGTACGGGGCCGGTGATGCCATAATCCACGTACCAGTCGTTTTCCCGCCAGTTTTCATAGTAACCCTTGCCGCGGGTGTAATGCAGTGCGGCGTTGAAATGGAGGTTCGTCCGGAAGGCGTGGTTGAACAGCAGCTGGTAATGGTCTTGCTGATAATTATCGGTTTCGTTGTCGTAGAACCCGCCTTTGTCCATTTTCCCGTTGGGGTTGTACGTCCGGCCGAATTCCTTGATTTCTGCGTCGGTGGAGCCGGTCCAGGCCTGGTAGGTTTTTTCCTTGCCGGAGAAGACGTTGAGGCGGATGGAGGATTTGCCGGCGATGTAGGCGAAGGAGGTGTAGAAGGATTTCAGGTCGGAGGTGGCGCGGTCTATATACCCGTTAGACGAAACCTTTGACAGGCGCACATCGGCGGTGAAGTGATCGTTGATCAGGCCAGACCCTGCGCTGATGGTGGTTTTCCAGCTGTCGAACGAGCCGTAGGAGGCGTTGATTTCGCCGTATGCCTTGTCGCGGAATTCGTTGGTAGACAGGTTGAGTGATGCGCCGAAAGCGCCGGCGCCATTGGTGGAGGTGCCTACGCCGCGTTGCAGCTGGATGCTGGAAACGGAGGAGGCGAAGTCGGGCATGTTCACGAAGAAGGTGCCTTGCGATTCCGCGTCGTTTATGGGTATGCCGTTCACGGTGACGTTGATGCGGGTGATGTCGGAGCCACGGACGCGCAGGCCGGTGTATCCGATACCGGCCCCGGCGTCGGAGTTGGTGGTGACGGACGGGAGTTGGTTGAGGAGGAGGGGGAGGTCTTGTCCCAGGTTTTGTTTGGCGATGTCTTCGCGGCGGAGCTCGGACTTGGTGAAGGGTGAGTTGGTGCCGGCGCGGAGGGAGGTGATTTCCACGGGTTTCACGAACAGTCCGGTTTCGGAGAGGGTGAAATGCAGTGTGGAGGTGCCTTTGCGGAGGGTGTCCCTGCTGGGGGCGTATCCGAGGAAGCTGGCCTGAACGATGGCGGGCTGCTGTTTGGGAAGTGGGAGGGAGAATCGGCCGCTGGCGTCGGTGATGGCGGAGGGGCCGTTAAGAATGGCGATGGTGGCGCCTTCCAGTGGTTGGCCGGTGCGCGCGTCGGTGGCGGTGCCGGAGAGTGTTCTTTGTGCCAGTGCGGCGGTGGTGCAGCAAAGCAGGGCAAAGAGCAGGAGATGTTTCATGATCGGTTCCTGTTTATGACGGTTTTAAGGTTCGATGACCAATAGCGGAGCTGGGCCGGTGAGGGCCGCGCCGATGTACTATCGCAATAAAAACAGGTAAGTAGGAAATGAGCCGCTTACCTTTCCTTACCAGCATTACCTGGTTAGGTTCAACGGGTTTGATCTCAGCCTGATAGTAAGGCACCCCGAGGTGAAAAGGGCCGTTTACGGGCCCGTATTCTGGGCAAAGGTAGCTATAGCGCCTGAAAAATGCCGAAATAATTTTTCGTGTTTAAAAATTGCTTTAACTTACAATTCGTTAACCCGATACTGCTTTCTGATAGAATAATTCCCATAGCCAACTTTTTTATTTGTTAACCTAAATCACAAACAATGATTAAGATTCAATTGATCGGTCACCTGGGCAAGAATGCTGTTTTGCATGAGGTGAACGGTAAGCAGGTGCTGAATTTCAGTGTGGCGCATAATGAGCGTTACAAGAATGCGCAGGGCGTGGCGCAGGAGCGCACGATCTGGGCAGACTGTGCGATGTGGGCGCCGAATGCGGTGGGGGCATATCTGCTGCAGGGGACGTACGTGTATGTGGAGGGAGTGCCCTTCCTGGATATGTACACGACGCAGAATGGTTCGCCGGCTTGTGCGCTGAAGGTGCGGGTCACGAACGTGCAGTTGTTGAATCACGGTCCGCGGCTGGAAGGGAAGCCTGGGGGCGAGGGTTCTCCGGAGGGTGGACTGGCGGTTCCGGTGTCGGAAGACGTGACGGAGGAGCTGCCGTTTTGATGCGTCACTAAACTAATCCATGTTATTTCGATGATAAGTACAGGCAGCCGGCTGGAACGGCCTGGCTGCCTGCATCCATATCCCTGGGCTGGTGTGCGGCTTGGGGTGGGAGAGGTGTGTGCTTTCGTGAGTGGGGAGGTTGTTGGGTGAAACTGGCAATTCAAAGGATTACGGATAGGTGCTAAAAATGAACGGATGGATAGGATGGAAATGAGCGGATGGATAGAATGGTAAAGAGTGTGGTGGATTGACTGGTGAAACAGCCAATTCAAAGGATGATGGATAGGATACTAAAACGAGCGGATTGAAGGATGGTGAAATGTGCGGATTGATAAAATAGTGACAGATATGGGTGATTGATGGATGAAACAGCCAATTCAAAAGGATGATGTATAGGATACTAAAATGAGCTTATTGGAAGGATGGTAGAATGTGCGGATTGATAGAATGGTGGTGGGTATGGGTGATTAATGGGTGAAACAGCCAATTCAAAAAGGATGATGGATAAGATACTAAAACGAGCGGATTGAAGGGATGGTAGAATGTGCGGATTGATAGAATAGTGGCGGGTATGGGTGATTGATGGGTGAAATAGCCCATGAAAAAAGGATGATGGAAGGGATATTAAATGAGCGGATTAATTGAATGGTAAAATGAAAGATAGGGTAGGTGATATTACGGTATATGTGCAGTGATGAAAGTTGATGTATGAAGTTGAAAGCAAGGATATTCCAGATATACTCGATGCATCTGTTTGTTCTGAGCGAATTCGGTAAAAATGAGCCGGTAAGGAAACGAGCTTTATTCACCGAAAATTTTGACGAACCATGGAATGTACACAATGCAAAAAAGGAAAAAGAGAACGAGGACAAGTCAACGTTTATCTTGAAAGAGATGACGCCGTATTCGTAGTACATGGTGTACCTGCGGATATCTGCGACGCATGCGGATTTTACGATGTGTCTCCTGAAATTATGGATATACTGGAAAAGAAAGCCACGAACATTCTGCAGCATGAAGCGCATATGAAGTTAATGCATTTGCGACCGGGATCGGCATAGCTGGCTGTGATAACTGCGGTAAGTACGGTTTGCCGAACGCATCCATTCATTTCCGATTTTGCTGTATAGCTTCCGAGCAGGAATGCCATGCCAGTATCCAATTTCCGCGTCGATGAGATGGCCGCGGTATGTTTGTATTATTTCATGATTGTATTGTTTCATTGGAAATTGACATTACTGCCATCCAATTTCAAAGGCACAATTGAAATTGTCGCATTTCGATCGGGTGTTCCATGGCGAGTAGTGGCAACAGAAATAAGCCCGACTCGCGGAACACATTTAATCATTTCCAATTTGACGGTATAACTTCCGGGCAGGAATGCCATGTCAGTATTCAATTTCCACGGTGATGGAGATGGTCGCGGTATGTTTGTATTATTTCGTGATTGTATTGTTACAATGGAATTGACATTGCAGTCATCCAGTATAAAGGACAGAATTGAAATTGTCGCATTTCGATCGGGTGTCTTGGCGAGTAGTGGCAACAGAAATAAGCCCGACTCGTGGACACATACATTCATTTCCGATTTGGTTGAACAACTTCCAAACAGGAAAGGCTATGCCTGTTTCAGTTTCCTCGGCGACGGAAATGGCTACGGCCTGAATGTGTTGTTTTACATGTACGTATTGTTCCATGGGAATTGAAATTGCCGCCAAACTGCAGCAAGAAACACAAATGAGATTGTTATTAGCAAGGATGTTTCGTGTGTCAACGGTTGATCATTGCATGCATTCGAGAGAAAATATTTTTTCGGCTGTGATCCTTTGTAGTGGATGGTTTTGGTGTAGTTTAAATAAATTTCCCCTGGAAGAATGGAAAATAAATTTCGCTTTAGGAAATATTTTCACTTACATTTGCACCCACATTGCGAGGTAGAGCAGAGGTAGCTCGTCGGGCTCATAACCCGAAGGTCAGAGGTTCGAATCCCCTCCTCGCTACAGCAGAAACCGCGATCACAGTAATAAGTGTTCGCGGTTTTTTTATGCGTTTTTTTTCTCAAGCCCCAATCACAATCCAATACCCGAATGGATTGATCATTTCTTTACCTACTATCTCGGTTTTTCCCCAACACAACTGATTTTGTAGATAAATTCACTGGCTCCCCAACGCAACTGTTTGTGTAGATAAATTCACCGGCAGAAATGATGGCTTCACCCGTAAATGGCGATGGCTGGTTTGAATGGCGCATGACGCATTTCTGCCAGGAACTCAAAGAGAGGAAAAACTTCGAGATCATCCCGGATTTCTTTCAAATAGACCCGGCGGGCGCTGGCGACACTGGTAAAGAATATTGGATGGGGTGGGTGAATATGTTGCGGTTTTCATCACCCGAACACAATTTTGTACAGCGTGTAAATTTTTTTTATTCCCTTGTAATCAGCCGCAGGGAAGACTTCCGCCCAATCGCCAACAACAGTAATCCCCCGATTCCCAAAAAATATTTGGCAACAGAAATAATTCCCTTACCTTTGCAACCACATTGCGAGGTAGAGCAGAGGTAGCTCGTCGGGCTCATAACCCGAAGGTCAGAGGTTCGAATCCCCTCCTCGCTACGAAAGAAAGTCGGAATCCCGCTCCCGGAGCGGGATTCACTTTTTTATAAACATCAGGGTCACACGTACGGATATCCGCAAAAATGCACCGTCTATCGAATCTTGCCGAACCACTTCGGCTTTTTTTATTTGTGCTACCTTTGCAGCCGAACTCCCCGGTATCACATCCCCGAGGCCGTTCAACGAATTAAATTTTATAATGATGCATCGCGCAGGTTTTGTCAATATTTTCGGGAAACCGAACGCAGGAAAATCAACCCTCCTGAACGCCATCCTCGGCGAAAAACTCGCCATCGTTTCCCCCAAAGTCCAAACCACCCGCCACCGCATCACCGGCGTTCTCACCGAGCCCGGCTACCAGATCGTCTTCTCAGACACCCCCGGCATCATCGACCCAAAGTATAAAATGCACGAGAAAATGATGTCGGCCGTGAAATCCGCACTCGAAGACGCCGATATCGCCCTCCTCCTCATGGATGGCCGCGATAACCTCGACGAATGCCTCGAACTCTTCGGTTCCCTCAAGCTCAAAGGCACCTCCATCCTCGTTATCAACAAGATGGACAACCTCGAAGCCCCCGCCATCGAAGACATCAAAGCCAAATGCCTCGCATGGGGCAAAGCCAAATCCGTCATCTTCATCTCCGCCATCCAGAAGAAAAATATCGACCTCCTCAAAAAGGAAATCGTGCAGCTCCTCCCGGAAAGCGAGCCCTTCTACCCGGAAGACACACTCACCGACCGCTCTACCCGGTTCTTCGTAGCCGAAATGGTCCGTGAACAAATCTTCCACCTCTTCGAAGACGAAATCCCCTATCACACCGCCGTGGTAGTCACCCTCTTCCAGGAAAAACAAACACTGACCAAAATATCCGCCGATATCGTCGTAACCCGCGAAACGCAAAAAGGCATCATCCTCGGCGAAAGAGGAAGGTCCATCCGCGAAATCGGGTCCCGCGCCAGACAGGAAATCGAAAAATTCCTCGACCGGAAAGTTTTCCTCGAGCTCCATGTCAAAGTGCGCGACAAATGGCGTGATAACGATAATTACCTCCGTGAATACGGATTATTGTAAACAACGACTTTAAAATCTGAATAATATGCCAGGGTTCACAGTAGCCATCGTCGGACGCCCGAACGTTGGGAAATCCACCCTCTTCAACCGCCTGCTCGAACAACGCAAGGCCATCGTCGACGACGTCAGCGGCGTTACCCGAGACCGCCAGTACGGCATCGCCGATTGGAACGGCAAAACCTTCAACGTCATCGACACCGGCGGGTTCGTATCCCGCTCCGAAGACGTGTTCGAACGCGAGATCCGCAAACAGGTAAAAATCGCCATGGAAGAAGCAAACGTGCTGATCTTCATGTGCGACGTTACCACCGGCATCACCGATCTCGATGCCGATGTGGCCGACCTGCTCCGCCGCTCCTCCAAACCCGTGTACCTCGCCGTTAACAAGGTAGACAACCACGAACGCCAGCTCGAAGCCACCGAATTCTATTCCCTGGGCTTCGAAAACATACATTTCCTGTCTTCCATGACCGGCAGCGGTACGGGCGAACTGCTCGACGATATCGCCGCCCTCATCCCCGAAGAAGAACAGGCGACCAATGAAAACGACGGCATCCCCAAGATCGCCATCATCGGCCAGCCGAACGTAGGGAAATCCTCGCTCCTCAACGCCCTCATCGGCGAAGAACGCAACATCGTTTCCGACATCGCCGGTACCACCCGCGACACCATCCATACCCGCTACCGCCTGTTCCAGAAGGATTTCATGCTGATCGACACGGCCGGTATCCGCCGCAAGGCCAAAGTACACGAAGACCTGGAATTCTATTCCGTGATCCGTGCCATCAAGGCGCTGGACGAAGCCGATGTATGCCTCCTCATCCTCGACGCCGAAAAAGGCATCGCAGGGCAAGACCTCAGCATCTTCAGCCTCGCCGCCCGCAAAGGCAAGGGCCTGGTGATTTTCGTGAATAAATGGGATTTGGTGGATAAACAGACCAACACCGCCCGCGATTACGAAAAGGCACTGCGTGAGCGCATCGCGCCGTTTACCGACGTGCCCATCATCTTCGGTTCCGTGATCGAGAAGCAGCGTATCTTCAAAGCCGTGGAAACCGCCCTGGAAGTGTATGACAACCGCCAACGCAAGGTGCAGACCTCCGTGTTGAACGATATTATGCTCAAGGCGATCGAAGCGCACCGTCCGCCCGTAGTCCGCGGCACGGCCATCAAAATCAAATACGTAACGCAACTGCCCACGCATACGCCGGCCTTCGCGTTTTTCGCCAATTTGCCCGACGATATCAAAACGCCGTATAAAAATTACCTGGAGAACAAACTCCGCGAAAACTTTAATTTCCAGGGAGTTCCGATCCGGATTTTCTTCCGGAAGAAATAATTTCTCCGTATTACATTAAAATTTATTTTGTAATACAGGAATTTTGAATACCTTTGCGGCGTTTTAAAACAAACATCAACATGAAAAAATTATTCGTACTCGCTATCGCTGTTGGCGCATTCGTAGCTTGCAACAACGCTGCTACCACTTCTAACGACTCTACCAACGTAGCTACCGATTCTCCGGCTGTTGCTCCCGTTGTTGCTGATTCCGCTGTTGTAGCTGACTCCGCTGTAGTTGCTGACTCTGCTGTTGTAGCTGATAGCACTCACAAACACTAATTAGCGTTTGATGAAAGTATATGGTCCTTCCGGTGCAAACCGGAAGGATTTTTTTGTTTGGCACAGTCATTGCGCGGATAGGGAATATTAAACCATCAAAACCATATCTCAGATGAAAAAGTTATTCCTGCTCGCATTCGCCGCCGGACTTTTCGCGGCCTGCAACAACAACGCATCCAACAACGCTGATTCTACTGCTGTTCCGACCGATTCTCCGGCGATGGAAGAAACATCGCCCATGCCGCCGGACACTTCCATGCAAGCCACTGACTCTACCAGCCTGAACCAGGCGCCGGCTACCGACAGTGCTGCCGCACCGAAGCAATAGTTTCGTACGTTGAAAACGCATATAGATCCTCCCGGCTCCTGGCCGGGAGGATTTTTGCTGTTTGGCACAGCAATTGTTCAGATGGGAAACTAACTAACCGGAACGAGCAATGAAACGAAGCCTGATAACGATGTTGCTGCTTTGCAGCCTGCATGTGTTTGCCACCGCCCAGAACGACCCCGGGAACTATGTGTTCCGCTTTCCCGGTACAGACCTCCGCGGCCTGGCCCAGCTCCCGCAAGCCACGCGCGACAGCATCCTCACGGCCTTCTCCCGCTTCGACCCCGCCACGCTCGATTTCTCGCAAGCTTCCCCGCAACACGGCGCCGCGCTGCGCTCCGTGCTCATAGATATGATGGAAACGGTACGCACCGTCATCCGCGACCCTGCTTCCGCCGGTGAAATGGACCGCAAAATGACCGTTCTCCAGCGTAAAATGGATGAAGTCCAGGAAAATATCATCGAGGAAGATGCCCTCAAACAGCTGAAACAGACCTACGAAAACGATCGCGCCCGCCGCACCCGCGAATTCGAATTGCGCGCCTATGGCAGCGACCGTGAGCAGAAAATGGCTAAACGCCAGCTGGAACAGGAGCTGCGCGATCTCCGCAAAGACTACGAAGAGGAGCGGGCGCGCGTCCGGCATCGATGATTCCCCCTTTCATGTCATAGGCCCGGTAGCAGGGAACCCTTATTTTTGGGTCAGAATACCCTATAACCGAACCGTACGCCTATGAAATCCGCACCCTTCTGGTATGCCTTGCGCATATGGCTGGCCAGTGTGGCCATTTCGCCGCTGATTTTCATTATCACCATTTACGACCGCATGCCGGGCAGCATCCTGCTCGATTTTGTGCTGTCGCTGCTCTTGCTGGCCGTGTCCATGCTTTTCGGGCTCCCGTCGCTATTCGTTTTCGGATGGTTGATGGCCCGCAAATTCGCCACCGGGGCAGACGAGCCCGAGCTGAGAAGCTACGCTTCGCGCTGCGCGCCGTTCGTGCTGGCGTTTAACTTTTTAATGCTGTGGGTGATTTTACGGTCTGACGTGCTCGCCGATCCCTGGTTTTACCTCCGGCTGGTGGGCGTGTACCTGCTCACGACCCTGTTCTGCATCCGGTACATGCGGCTTTTGGAAATCACCGGTAAGCATTAAGATACTGCTGCAACGGGACTGGGAATGGCAAAAAAAGATTGATGTGGAAAGGCTTTCGGGCGCTATCGTTTTTTATCCGGTAAAAGATAAAAAATGATAAACGAAACAAATACGATTAAGGCGGATAAGGTCACGTAATACTTCATCGTGCTGCAAAATAAATGCATGCCAGTGGAATTTATGTCGCCCGGGCGTTAAATTTTACGGATGGAAAAAGAGGCAAAGGATGTTCATGACTGCTTTTTCTTTTTATCAGGCAGCAGGACGTAAATAAGGTATATCGCGAAAAGGATGCGAATGATATAGGGGAACATGCTGCAAAATTACGAAAAAAGCCGGAGAGGAAAGGTTCCGCTCCGGCTTTTGACTTGTTATCGGGATAACTACTTGGTTTTCTGCAGTTCCTGCACCGCACGGGTGATCGCGGGATCGCCGGCGTTCGCTACTTCGTAGAAGCCCTCCGTCCGCCAGCGTTGGCGCGCCAGCAAGGCTTTGATACGGGTACGGATCTCTTCGTTGTCTTTCGCCGAAGCGCGGTCCATTTTCACACCTTCTTCCGTGGCCAATGTCCGGAAACCGGCCATCATCTTATCATTCACCTGCCAGTCGCGGTTGAACGACGACGCGTCCTTGAAAGCGGCGAATTCAGCGGCGTTGGCGGTATAATATTGATACACGTAATCGCCGAAAACGTTGCGGTTGTACAGTTCGGTGAGCAGTTCGGAATAACGGGTGGTATCGAAGGGGATGAAAATATCCGGGGTGATGCCGCCGCCGCCGTAAACGATCGCGCCGCTGGGGCCGGGTTTACGGAATTTGAGGCTGGAATCCACCGGGCGGATGCTGTCGCCGTTCACGAATTCGCCATGGCTGTATCGGTTGGCGATATCCTCTTCATAGGCTTCACGGCCGTTTTCGTAGCTTTTCTGGATGCTCCGGTTGGAAGGCAGGTAATACCGCGCGATGGTGAGCCGGAGGGTAGCGCCATTGTCCAGCTCGAAAGGCTCCTGTACCAGGCCTTTGCCGAAGCTCCGGCGGCCGATGATGATACCTCGGTCCCAATCCTGGACCGCACCGGCCAGCACTTCGCTGGCGGAAGCGGAGCCTTCGTCGATGAGGATAGCCAGGTTCCCTTTCTCGAACGCGCCGGGGCGGGAGCAGGTGTAATCCTGGCGCGGGGAGTTTTTACCCTGCGTATAGACGATGAGTTTATTGCCGTCGAGCACCTCGTCGGCCAGTCGGGTAGCCGCATCCAGCAGGCCGCCGCCGTTCTGGCGAAGGTCGATCACCAGCTGCTTCATGCCCAGTTTTTCCAGTTTGCGGGTAGCTTCGAGGAATTCGGTGTAGGTGGTAGCGGCGAATTTGCTGATCTTGATGTAACCCACGGTGGGGGCCGTCATATACGCCGCGTCTACGCTGTTGAGGGGAATAACGCCGCGTTTGATGGTGATGTCCAGTTCCCGGGCGCCCCGGAGCATGCGGGTTTTAACGGTGGAATTGCGGGGGCCGCGCAGCAGTTTGCGGATGGCTTCCGCCGTGATGTTCTTCCCGGCCACGTTCACGGAATCGTCCACTTTCAGGATTTTGTCGCCCGTAAGCACGCCCGCCGCATCCGATGGGCCGCCGGCGATCACGCTGAGGATGTTGACGGTATCCTTGATGATGTTGAATTCCACCCCGATGCCTTCGAAGTTGCCGTCGAGGTCTTCATTCACCTCCTGCACGTCTGCCGGGGGAATATATACCGAGTGGGGATCGAGGTGGGAGAGGAGACCTTCGATGGCGTCTTCCTGGATGGTGGCCACGTCGAGCGTGTCTACGTAATTATATTTCAGGAGGTCGATCACTTCCTGCAGGGAGCTTCTCCTATTGACGAAAAAACTGACGGAATCACCGTTCCGGGCCGCGGGCATCTTGTGCCCCAGGTACATCCCCAGTGCCAGCACACCGGCAAACATCAGGGGCAGCCAAACTTTTATTCTTCTGTTGTCCGACATATGATTATTTAAAACGTTGAGGGGAATCCACCCTTTTGTTTAACTTGTGACAAAAATAACATATTCACAAGCAAAACATCTACATCTCAATCTTAATTTCATAAACGATCGGATATGCCTTCGAAAGTTAAGCTGGTGGCGGATAGTGGGTCCACCAAAACGGAATGGTGCCTGACGGACGGCAAGAAGCGGCAGACCTGGATGACGCAGGGCCTCAGCCCGTATTTTCTTACCAGCGTACAGATAGAAGAGGCCATCCGGGCGGAGTTGCTGCCGCAGATGGACGATGTTTTGCCCGACCAGGTCTATTTCTACGGGACCGGCTGCAAGGCGGAAAACAACGTGAAACTGGTCCATAAAGCCCTCCATACCGTGTGGCCAAAGGCCAAAGTGGAGGTTACGCACGACCTGATGGGGGCCGCCCGCGCCCTGTGCGGCCACGAGCCCGGCATCGTGAGCATCCTCGGCACCGGCTCCAATTCCTGCTATTATAATGGTAAAGAGATAGAAAAGAACAACCCGGGCCTGGGGTTCATCCTGGGCGACGAAGGCTCCGGCGCCTATCTCGGGAAGAAAGTGCTCCAATATTACCTGTACGATACCTTCGACGGGGACCTGCGCTACCGGTTCGACCAGAAGTTCGGCATCCAGCGCGACGAAATCCTCGATAACGTCTACCGCAAACCCCTGCCCAACCGCTATCTCGCGTCTTTCACGCCCTTCCTGGCCGAAAACCGCGGGCATTTCATGGTCGAAAATATCCTGGAAGACAGCCTCAACGAGTTTTTTTTCAATCACCTCTATAAATACCGCGAAAGCTGGACCGTGCCCCTGCACTTCACGGGCAGCGTTGCCTTCCACTTCCGCGACGTCCTCGAAACCCTCTGCAACCTCTACGAACTGCAGCTGGGAAGGGTGCTCAAAAACCCGATGGACGGACTGGCATTGTATCACGAAGATCAAGATTAACCTTATGGCATTCACTAAAGTCACAGAGCAGCCGAGCCAATACCGCCACCTGGAAACCATGACCGTTCAGGAAGTGCTCACCAATATCAACAACGAAGACAAAACCGTTCCCCTGGCCGTGGAAAAGGCCATCCCGCAGATCACCAAGCTCACGGCCGCCATCGCCGACAAAATGCTGGCGGGCGGACGCCTCTTTTATATGGGCGCCGGCACCAGCGGCCGCCTCGGCATCCTCGATGCTTCTGAATGCCCGCCCACATACGGCGTGCCCCAGGGGCTGGTAGTTGGGCTCATCGCCGGGGGGATTCCGCCATCCGCCGGGCCGTTGAAAATGCGGAAGACGACCGCGAGCAGGGCTGGCGCGACCTCCTGCAGTGGAACATCACCGATAAAGACGTAGTAGTAGGCATCGCCGCCAGCGGCACCACGCCCTACGTGATCGGCGCCCTCAAGGCCTGCCGCGAAAACGGCATCGTGACCGGTTCCATCTCCTGCAACCCCGGCTCGCCCGTTTCCGAACATGCGGATTTCCCCGTTGAAGTAGTAGTAGGACCCGAGTTCGTGACCGGCTCCACAAGAATGAAATCCGGCACGGCGCAGAAGCTCGTCCTCAACATGATCTCCACCACCGTCATGATCCAGCTTGGCCGTGTGGAAGACAATAAAATGGTGAACATGCAGCTCAGCAACGAAAAGCTGGTAGACCGCGGGGTAAAAATGGTGATGGAACAGCTCCAGCTCGGCGATTATGAAACGGCCAAAAGCC
Proteins encoded in this region:
- the era gene encoding GTPase Era, translating into MMHRAGFVNIFGKPNAGKSTLLNAILGEKLAIVSPKVQTTRHRITGVLTEPGYQIVFSDTPGIIDPKYKMHEKMMSAVKSALEDADIALLLMDGRDNLDECLELFGSLKLKGTSILVINKMDNLEAPAIEDIKAKCLAWGKAKSVIFISAIQKKNIDLLKKEIVQLLPESEPFYPEDTLTDRSTRFFVAEMVREQIFHLFEDEIPYHTAVVVTLFQEKQTLTKISADIVVTRETQKGIILGERGRSIREIGSRARQEIEKFLDRKVFLELHVKVRDKWRDNDNYLREYGLL
- a CDS encoding TonB-dependent receptor translates to MKHLLLFALLCCTTAALAQRTLSGTATDARTGQPLEGATIAILNGPSAITDASGRFSLPLPKQQPAIVQASFLGYAPSRDTLRKGTSTLHFTLSETGLFVKPVEITSLRAGTNSPFTKSELRREDIAKQNLGQDLPLLLNQLPSVTTNSDAGAGIGYTGLRVRGSDITRINVTVNGIPINDAESQGTFFVNMPDFASSVSSIQLQRGVGTSTNGAGAFGASLNLSTNEFRDKAYGEINASYGSFDSWKTTISAGSGLINDHFTADVRLSKVSSNGYIDRATSDLKSFYTSFAYIAGKSSIRLNVFSGKEKTYQAWTGSTDAEIKEFGRTYNPNGKMDKGGFYDNETDNYQQDHYQLLFNHAFRTNLHFNAALHYTRGKGYYENWRENDWYVDYGITGPVHDGDTTHQSDLIRQLWLDNHFYGGIFSIRHDLKKFTWTAGGGWNKYEGNHYGKVIWAEKGGFDKDFRWYDLDALKTDLNVYWKGEYAVTSKLKLFADLQYRHVNYELDGFRKNPGIRQHKKYDFFNPKGGATFTINEKQHVYASYAIGNKEPNRDDFEVGGAQAPLHETLRNLEAGYVWRGANAGVQANVYYMNYRNQLVPTGRINDVGAYARTNIPESYRLGIEVEGQYTPAAWFTVQANAAFSRNRLSAFTEYLDDWDNGGQKPQTYESTEIAFSPSFVGGATLTFRPFKGFSADLVEKGVGPQYLDNSGDKNRRLDGYAVTDLRLNYTVPQRIFRELGLQFIAYNLTDKQYAPNGYTYGYLEGGTMKAINNYFPMAGINFMAGVKIGL
- a CDS encoding S41 family peptidase, coding for MSDNRRIKVWLPLMFAGVLALGMYLGHKMPAARNGDSVSFFVNRRSSLQEVIDLLKYNYVDTLDVATIQEDAIEGLLSHLDPHSVYIPPADVQEVNEDLDGNFEGIGVEFNIIKDTVNILSVIAGGPSDAAGVLTGDKILKVDDSVNVAGKNITAEAIRKLLRGPRNSTVKTRMLRGARELDITIKRGVIPLNSVDAAYMTAPTVGYIKISKFAATTYTEFLEATRKLEKLGMKQLVIDLRQNGGGLLDAATRLADEVLDGNKLIVYTQGKNSPRQDYTCSRPGAFEKGNLAILIDEGSASASEVLAGAVQDWDRGIIIGRRSFGKGLVQEPFELDNGATLRLTIARYYLPSNRSIQKSYENGREAYEEDIANRYSHGEFVNGDSIRPVDSSLKFRKPGPSGAIVYGGGGITPDIFIPFDTTRYSELLTELYNRNVFGDYVYQYYTANAAEFAAFKDASSFNRDWQVNDKMMAGFRTLATEEGVKMDRASAKDNEEIRTRIKALLARQRWRTEGFYEVANAGDPAITRAVQELQKTK
- a CDS encoding single-stranded DNA-binding protein, whose translation is MIKIQLIGHLGKNAVLHEVNGKQVLNFSVAHNERYKNAQGVAQERTIWADCAMWAPNAVGAYLLQGTYVYVEGVPFLDMYTTQNGSPACALKVRVTNVQLLNHGPRLEGKPGGEGSPEGGLAVPVSEDVTEELPF
- a CDS encoding type II toxin-antitoxin system MqsA family antitoxin, which codes for MECTQCKKGKRERGQVNVYLERDDAVFVVHGVPADICDACGFYDVSPEIMDILEKKATNILQHEAHMKLMHLRPGSA
- the der gene encoding ribosome biogenesis GTPase Der, producing the protein MPGFTVAIVGRPNVGKSTLFNRLLEQRKAIVDDVSGVTRDRQYGIADWNGKTFNVIDTGGFVSRSEDVFEREIRKQVKIAMEEANVLIFMCDVTTGITDLDADVADLLRRSSKPVYLAVNKVDNHERQLEATEFYSLGFENIHFLSSMTGSGTGELLDDIAALIPEEEQATNENDGIPKIAIIGQPNVGKSSLLNALIGEERNIVSDIAGTTRDTIHTRYRLFQKDFMLIDTAGIRRKAKVHEDLEFYSVIRAIKALDEADVCLLILDAEKGIAGQDLSIFSLAARKGKGLVIFVNKWDLVDKQTNTARDYEKALRERIAPFTDVPIIFGSVIEKQRIFKAVETALEVYDNRQRKVQTSVLNDIMLKAIEAHRPPVVRGTAIKIKYVTQLPTHTPAFAFFANLPDDIKTPYKNYLENKLRENFNFQGVPIRIFFRKK